A single region of the Aurantiacibacter sp. MUD11 genome encodes:
- the ruvB gene encoding Holliday junction branch migration DNA helicase RuvB — protein MTDQPIHSPDRQPEDPDAALRPKSLGEFVGQEAARDNLRVFIEAARGRSEAMDHVLFFGPPGLGKTTLAQIVAKELGVGFRATSGPVIAKAGDLAALLTNLEPHDVLFIDEIHRLNPVVEEVLYPAMEDRALDIIIGEGPSARSVRIDLPPFTLVGATTRQGLLTTPLRDRFGIPVRLVFYTEEELMHVVTRGAGLLGMAIDATGAREIARRSRGTPRVAGRLLRRVRDFAQVKGAGTVSSGIADEALTRLEIDQLGLDAMDRRYLSMIATTYKGGPVGVETLAAGLAEPRDTVEEVIEPYLIQLGLIARTARGRCLNDGGWLHLGMTPPATPAGGGQGGLFPDDG, from the coding sequence ATGACCGACCAACCCATCCACTCCCCTGATCGCCAGCCGGAAGACCCGGATGCAGCCCTGCGGCCGAAGTCGCTGGGCGAGTTCGTCGGGCAGGAAGCCGCGCGCGACAACCTGCGCGTCTTCATCGAGGCGGCGCGGGGACGGTCGGAGGCGATGGACCACGTGCTGTTCTTCGGCCCGCCGGGGCTGGGCAAGACCACGCTGGCGCAGATCGTGGCCAAGGAGCTGGGCGTCGGTTTCCGCGCCACCAGCGGCCCGGTCATCGCCAAGGCGGGCGATCTTGCCGCGCTGCTGACCAACCTCGAACCGCATGACGTGCTGTTCATCGACGAGATCCACCGGCTCAATCCGGTGGTGGAGGAAGTGCTCTATCCGGCGATGGAGGACCGCGCGCTCGACATCATCATCGGCGAGGGGCCGTCGGCGCGCTCCGTGCGGATCGACCTACCGCCTTTCACGCTGGTCGGCGCGACCACCCGGCAGGGGCTGCTCACCACGCCCTTGCGCGACCGCTTCGGCATCCCCGTGCGGCTGGTGTTCTACACCGAGGAAGAGCTGATGCATGTGGTCACCCGCGGGGCCGGGCTGCTGGGCATGGCGATCGATGCCACGGGCGCGCGCGAGATCGCTCGTCGCAGCCGGGGCACGCCGCGTGTCGCCGGGCGCCTGCTGCGGCGCGTGCGCGACTTCGCGCAGGTCAAGGGTGCGGGCACGGTCAGCTCCGGAATCGCCGACGAAGCGCTTACCCGGCTGGAGATCGACCAGCTTGGCCTCGATGCCATGGACCGGCGCTATCTCTCCATGATCGCAACCACTTACAAGGGCGGCCCGGTGGGCGTCGAAACGCTTGCCGCCGGTCTGGCCGAACCGCGCGACACGGTGGAGGAAGTGATCGAGCCGTACCTCATCCAGCTCGGCCTGATCGCCCGCACCGCGCGCGGGCGCTGCCTCAACGATGGTGGCTGGCTGCACCTGGGCATGACTCCCCCTGCGACTCCGGCTGGCGGCGGGCAGGGCGGCCTGTTCCCGGACGATGGCTGA
- a CDS encoding DsrE family protein yields MKKLIAFVAASLLATPAAAQGYPEGFTYGPVFENYGPVAEVELTEPLPADASFRHSFDIAAAAEPGEVSRQLESVARFINMHARAGVPVERIQVAVVVHGRAGLDLMHAEAYAARHDGAENANLPLIAALIEFGVPIYLCGQSAAGLGIANADLAPGVQMALSAMTAHALLQQRGYTVNPF; encoded by the coding sequence ATGAAGAAACTGATCGCTTTCGTTGCGGCGAGCCTGCTCGCCACTCCCGCCGCCGCGCAGGGCTATCCCGAAGGCTTCACCTACGGCCCGGTGTTCGAAAACTACGGCCCCGTTGCCGAAGTCGAGCTGACCGAGCCGCTGCCTGCCGATGCCTCCTTCCGCCACAGCTTCGACATTGCCGCGGCAGCCGAGCCGGGCGAGGTCAGCCGCCAGCTGGAAAGCGTGGCGCGCTTCATCAACATGCATGCCCGCGCGGGCGTGCCGGTAGAGCGTATCCAGGTTGCCGTGGTGGTCCATGGCCGCGCGGGCCTCGACCTGATGCATGCCGAGGCCTACGCCGCGCGCCATGACGGGGCAGAGAACGCCAACCTCCCGCTGATCGCCGCACTGATCGAGTTCGGCGTACCGATCTACCTCTGCGGCCAGAGCGCCGCGGGCCTCGGCATCGCCAACGCAGACCTCGCGCCCGGCGTGCAGATGGCGCTATCGGCCATGACCGCCCATGCGCTGTTGCAACAGCGCGGCTACACGGTGAACCCGTTTTGA
- the ruvA gene encoding Holliday junction branch migration protein RuvA: MIAKLTGKLDETGDDWAVIDVGGVGYLVHCSTKTLATLGERGEGCTIFTQLQVSENDMRLLGFASAEERDWFRLLDTVQGVGSKVALAILSALSTGELRDACAGSDPATVARAQGVGPKLAGRIVNELKDKAGAMPGAAGGAMGGGVAAVSAAGGASADAVSALQNLGFKPAVAAQAVARAQEELGPDAAEGDLIRVALKRAAG; the protein is encoded by the coding sequence ATGATTGCAAAGCTGACAGGCAAGCTCGACGAAACCGGTGACGACTGGGCGGTGATCGACGTCGGCGGCGTGGGCTACCTCGTCCATTGCTCGACCAAGACGCTCGCCACGCTGGGAGAGCGGGGCGAGGGCTGCACCATCTTCACCCAGCTGCAGGTGAGCGAGAACGACATGCGCCTGCTCGGCTTCGCCAGCGCGGAGGAACGCGACTGGTTCCGCCTGCTCGATACGGTGCAGGGCGTGGGCAGCAAGGTGGCGCTCGCCATCCTCTCGGCGCTGTCGACCGGCGAACTGCGCGATGCCTGTGCCGGCAGCGATCCGGCGACAGTGGCCCGCGCGCAGGGCGTAGGGCCGAAACTGGCCGGGCGCATTGTCAACGAGTTGAAGGACAAGGCCGGGGCCATGCCCGGTGCGGCTGGCGGAGCGATGGGCGGCGGCGTCGCGGCGGTGTCTGCGGCAGGCGGTGCCAGCGCCGATGCCGTCAGCGCCTTGCAGAACCTCGGCTTCAAGCCCGCCGTGGCGGCGCAGGCCGTGGCGCGGGCGCAGGAAGAACTCGGCCCCGACGCGGCAGAGGGCGACTTGATCCGCGTCGCACTGAAGAGGGCGGCTGGCTAG
- the aroC gene encoding chorismate synthase: MSWNTFGRVFRFTTWGESHGPALGVVVDGCPPGIALSEADIQPFLDARKPGQSKYTTQRREPDEVRILSGVFEGKTTGTPISLMIENTDQRSKDYSEVAKAYRPGHADYTYDAKYGFRDYRGGGRSSARETAARVAAGAIARKVIPEVEINAWVEQIGDVALDYARFDKGEIRNNPFFCPDPETVPRWEKLVDDARKGGSSLGAMVTCWAEGVPAGWGAPIYAKLDSELAAAMMTINATKGVEIGDGFAAVSNTGESNADPMRPGADGSIEFKANHAGGIAGGISTGQPVTCRVAFKPTSSILTPVETVTREGEATEIQTKGRHDPCVGIRGVPVVEAMMALVLADQKLLHRAQCG; the protein is encoded by the coding sequence ATGAGCTGGAACACTTTCGGACGCGTCTTCCGCTTCACCACCTGGGGGGAGAGCCACGGCCCTGCGCTGGGCGTGGTGGTCGACGGGTGCCCACCAGGCATCGCGCTGAGCGAGGCGGACATCCAGCCGTTCCTCGATGCGAGGAAGCCCGGCCAGTCGAAGTACACCACCCAGCGGCGCGAGCCTGACGAGGTGCGCATCCTGTCCGGCGTGTTCGAGGGTAAGACCACCGGCACCCCGATCAGCCTGATGATCGAGAATACCGATCAGCGCTCGAAGGACTATTCGGAGGTCGCCAAGGCCTATCGCCCCGGTCATGCCGACTACACCTACGACGCCAAGTACGGCTTCCGCGACTATCGCGGTGGCGGGCGTTCCAGCGCGCGCGAGACCGCAGCGCGGGTGGCGGCGGGCGCGATCGCCCGCAAGGTGATCCCCGAAGTCGAGATCAACGCCTGGGTGGAGCAGATCGGCGACGTCGCGCTCGACTATGCGCGTTTCGACAAGGGCGAAATCCGCAACAACCCCTTCTTCTGCCCGGATCCGGAAACGGTGCCGCGCTGGGAGAAGCTGGTCGACGATGCCCGCAAGGGCGGCTCCTCGCTGGGCGCCATGGTCACCTGCTGGGCCGAGGGCGTGCCCGCCGGCTGGGGCGCGCCGATCTATGCCAAGCTCGACAGCGAGCTGGCCGCGGCGATGATGACGATCAATGCCACCAAGGGGGTGGAGATCGGCGACGGCTTTGCCGCGGTGTCGAACACCGGTGAAAGCAATGCCGACCCGATGCGTCCGGGCGCGGACGGCTCCATCGAGTTCAAGGCCAACCACGCGGGCGGCATTGCGGGCGGCATCTCCACCGGCCAGCCGGTCACTTGCCGCGTGGCCTTCAAGCCGACCAGCTCGATCCTGACGCCGGTCGAGACGGTGACTCGCGAGGGCGAAGCAACCGAAATCCAGACCAAGGGTCGCCACGACCCATGCGTCGGCATTCGCGGCGTTCCGGTAGTCGAGGCGATGATGGCGCTCGTGCTGGCGGACCAGAAGCTGCTCCACCGCGCGCAATGCGGCTGA
- a CDS encoding ferric reductase-like transmembrane domain-containing protein, producing MRLIASRPFLWLVLALPGIWILGQWWLTPDAYGYGHAIADSGDWAAWLLMATLFVTPLRLLRKADWTMWLMRRRRDLGVASFAYAAGHLIVYVWNKASLEAVLGEAGSPEILTGWLALALFLPLAVTSNDKYLRALKRSWKKLHRLVYPAAVLTFVHWVLTAFDPTTAYIHIGVLAAVELLRVYLQRRQRVT from the coding sequence ATGCGGCTGATCGCCTCGCGACCCTTCCTGTGGCTGGTGCTGGCGCTGCCCGGCATCTGGATCCTGGGGCAGTGGTGGCTGACGCCCGATGCCTATGGCTATGGCCATGCCATCGCCGATAGCGGCGACTGGGCGGCCTGGCTGCTGATGGCGACGCTGTTCGTCACCCCGCTGCGGCTGCTGCGCAAGGCGGACTGGACCATGTGGCTGATGCGGCGGCGGCGCGACCTCGGCGTCGCCAGCTTCGCCTATGCGGCCGGTCACCTGATCGTCTACGTGTGGAACAAGGCCTCTCTGGAGGCAGTGCTGGGCGAAGCGGGTTCGCCGGAAATCCTGACCGGCTGGCTGGCGCTGGCGCTGTTCCTGCCGCTGGCGGTTACCTCCAACGACAAGTACCTGCGCGCGCTCAAGCGGTCATGGAAGAAACTGCACCGGCTGGTCTACCCGGCGGCGGTGCTGACATTCGTGCACTGGGTGCTGACGGCGTTCGATCCGACGACGGCCTACATCCACATCGGGGTGCTGGCCGCCGTCGAATTGTTACGCGTTTACCTGCAGCGGCGTCAGAGGGTGACGTAG
- a CDS encoding helix-hairpin-helix domain-containing protein, whose translation MRKFVLAAAMAGTALTLAACSETAEEADTPTEEAAADTEAAAEETAGVLDANTATAEDLAGVEGVTPELAEAIVAGQPYADVTGLNAVLLANVSEEEAAAVLVNVFVPINLNDASAEAIGLIPGMTDRMVHEFEEYRPYEDMAEFDREIGKYVDEEEVARLRTYVTL comes from the coding sequence ATGCGCAAGTTCGTACTCGCCGCCGCCATGGCCGGCACTGCCCTTACCCTGGCCGCCTGCTCGGAAACCGCCGAAGAGGCTGACACCCCCACCGAGGAAGCCGCTGCCGACACCGAAGCCGCCGCGGAAGAGACCGCCGGTGTGCTCGATGCCAACACCGCTACGGCCGAGGACCTGGCCGGCGTCGAAGGCGTCACCCCCGAACTGGCCGAGGCGATCGTCGCCGGGCAGCCCTATGCCGACGTGACCGGCCTCAATGCCGTGCTGCTGGCCAATGTCTCCGAAGAAGAGGCCGCCGCCGTGCTGGTCAACGTCTTCGTGCCGATCAACCTCAACGATGCCAGCGCGGAAGCCATCGGGCTGATCCCCGGCATGACCGACCGCATGGTCCACGAATTCGAGGAATATCGTCCCTACGAGGACATGGCCGAGTTCGACCGCGAAATCGGCAAGTATGTCGACGAGGAAGAAGTCGCCCGCCTGCGGACCTACGTCACCCTCTGA
- the ahpC gene encoding alkyl hydroperoxide reductase subunit C: protein MGIIGSQIKPFKATAFQAGKDFFDVTDEDLKGKWSVFFFYPADFTFVCPTELEDMGEKYAMLQSMGVEVYAVSTDTHFSHKAWHDTSEKIGKLQFPFLGDQLHTLSKNFDVLREDMGLADRATFVVDPDGVIQIMEITCEGVGRNANELTRKIKAAQYVRENPGQVCPAAWEEGSDTLAPSLDLVGKI, encoded by the coding sequence ATGGGTATCATCGGCAGCCAGATTAAGCCGTTCAAGGCCACCGCCTTCCAGGCCGGCAAGGATTTCTTCGACGTCACCGACGAAGACCTGAAGGGCAAGTGGTCCGTGTTCTTCTTCTACCCGGCAGACTTCACCTTCGTCTGCCCGACCGAGCTGGAAGACATGGGTGAAAAGTACGCCATGCTCCAGTCGATGGGCGTCGAAGTCTATGCCGTGTCGACCGACACGCACTTCAGCCACAAGGCCTGGCACGACACCTCGGAAAAGATCGGCAAGCTGCAGTTCCCGTTCCTGGGTGACCAGCTGCACACGCTGTCGAAGAACTTCGACGTGCTGCGCGAGGACATGGGCTTGGCCGATCGCGCCACCTTCGTGGTCGACCCGGACGGTGTCATCCAGATCATGGAAATCACCTGCGAAGGCGTTGGCCGCAATGCCAACGAACTGACCCGCAAGATCAAGGCCGCCCAGTACGTTCGCGAGAACCCGGGCCAGGTCTGCCCGGCCGCCTGGGAAGAAGGCAGCGACACGCTGGCTCCCTCGCTGGACCTCGTCGGCAAGATCTAA